In the Pocillopora verrucosa isolate sample1 chromosome 4, ASM3666991v2, whole genome shotgun sequence genome, CTCTGCTCAAGACATATCCATTCATCCGCCGTCgaaactcttgtatcgttgtctggcaacaactgatctaTTAGTTGGTCTTGTTAACCAGCCTTTCTATGCtaacttttttatttcctgcACTCTCGAAGGAGAAATTTTCGATTCTTAAATGATGCGTTTTCCCTAACAAGCTCTTTGTTCACTGAGTCATAATGAGGGTGGACAGACCTCTCGCTCTTTTGTTAAGGCTGAGATACAAACTGATTGTAACTTTGAAGTGCTTGTAAGCTATCATAATTCTGTTTTGGGTTACATCTCTCGTCACTGCTTTATCGTACATTTTGGATCACCCTGTAACTAAGAGGTGTAGCGCTATAGTTACACCATTGTGCCTATCTATCTCACTGGCCTCGTACGCAAAGATTTTCTGCACTCTCACATGTCATCAGGCTCAGGTACAAGATCACGTccaacaacagccgagccaaccaaatgcatTGCCATGGCGCGATACAAAAAGGCAGTGTATAGTGCACTgtggatggctctttcgaaatctcctaggcgatgataagcattgccgagattgcagtaactctttccctctccagccttgtctcccacttctttggcaatttttagatcacgttcatgatactggatggctctttcgaaattTCCAAGcctatgataagcattgccgagattgcagcAACTCCtcccttctccagctttgtcccctacttcaatagaaaaattttcCATATCATATGTTGGCAATTGTAATCAGCCAGAGTAAAACACATCCATCTTACCCAAGGGTTGTATGGGAAATTGGCAGTTGTCTCAGTTTACCTTAAATCGACTTTAAACCCGTTTCgttactgctggaagattaatGAAGTAAGAAAAGCAGTGCGGCAGACAATCGGGCAAGCACTTTGCTGTACATGGAGTTAGATCCCTCTTAAGTTTTAATTGTCGTAGTGCTCTAAAAACTGACTTTTAAAGTTCACAGTTATTGTCAAGAAAAACTCGTTGGATATTTTATTGGAAGGAACAAATAAGAGGCACAATTTAATAGTCGCGCAAGCTGTTGTTGACATTctttaagaaatgaatttgaaagcgatcttcacagtaatgaacactacttaggcagtagtgaaaataaggcctgaaaaaaaaatattcaggccTATTAATTTCGTTTCCAAACAATAAATTGCTTTACTGCTTTTATACTACCCCACAAAGTTGAAGATTTCAACAAATTACATAGATCAGATCTGTGTATCACCGAAGTTTATATGAAAGGATGAATTATatacgcattttgattggttcttacttatgatcttaATGTAGGACAGACACATAAACGACGTCACCTATAACaaccttttttctattttttaatataaaaattggTCTGTTCAATAATAGATCAAAGAAGACGTTCAGCCGTcgtaaaaactaaaattttatttttcatgatatGCAGGAATGTTGGTATGTACAAGCACGTAATTCAGGTATTGGAGAATGGATGTCAGCAGCCTAACACATCAAGCTTGTAAATTGTAATTCTTCCAAAAAGATCTGTACTACTTGAAAATAGGATCTTTAAAACTTTCATCCTCCTTGAAATTGTGACTGGAAAAGTCTTTACTCCATGTTAAGGCATTCAACATACACAAACAAATCAATCTtttagaaaaggaagaaaattctgCAAATGGCAAGACACAATTACTACAATATTTACCACAGAATGCTAGAAATAGTACAATATCTTCCTCTGgaaaagaattcttaaaaaGCATGAAAAGAATCAAGGATGGGTATCATACAGGGACTTATGTCAGTTTTTTTAAGATAGAGAGATTCCAATCCTAACACATTTAGCCAGAAACCTATTTTTGGTGAACACTACCAACCTTCCATTTTCACCACAATCCTTTGTCATTCTTCTGTGAGATCATGGACTCTTTTGCCTTAGGGGCATTTTAGCTGGACTCTGAGGATGTCAGGATTTAGTGATGTACTAAATTGCCTTGACTTCACGCCAGGTTTGTGTCCGTTCAATTGACTTTGATTGCAGAAATGTCAACTTGAGGTCTGTAATTATAAAAACTGCCAAGGACTCCTTAGGGGGCTTGTgccttttcttctttaaatttcattttttgcacAAGAGTGCCACTTGGATTTCCTACAAACCATGGCAAAATGATGTTACATTACCAGCATCTCATTTTGTATTCTACATCAGCTATCTTTAATTTGCCAAAGGATTACCTTGTCTTCTAGTCCATTAGAATTTTCTTATCCTGTTGTTTTTATGACTGGGCCCTAGTATTTAGTCGAAGAAAGTTGTTCAATTTGCTCTCCATGGGCTTATCTATATGTAAAGTTGCTAAAGGATACCTGAAGTGTATTAAAATCATCTGGATAAAATTCAAAGAATGGTGTTAAGCTGCTAGATGATGTTCCACCTTCAAGACAACACTCCTTTCCTACAAATCCACCCTGAAACTGAATCTGAATTTCCTTCACACAAACTTCTTCTGGAAATTCCAGGATAACAAATTGAGGTGAACCCTGTAAAACagtaattactgaaaatttacATACCACCCATTGGTAGACCAAATGGTGAAAAGATTCAGGAATGTCTCTCTTCCCAAATTTGGGCATATACTAATTTTGTTAGTGATTCAGACTGCCAAGGCAACTTCAgcacaaaaccatttttttctttaaaatatctCCACTACTCTTAATTTCATCAGCAACATTTTCATTAATGCAGCCCATAACTTGGTGCCTAAATAACAAAGCAAATATTGAGATTCCAAGAGACTGTTTGCTCCTTGTGCTACCTTTGTTCATTTCATGTGAGGAGAGCTATGAAGTGTAAAATAACGGTGCAATTTTGCCATCTTTGTAccctccttttttttctacattaCAATGTGAACAGGCTAAGACATGTGACAAATATGGAAGCTGCAAAACTTACTGACTTTAACATAAGAAATGAATACAAAGACAAAAGAGATTTATGAATGACAGTGTTGATGCCAGTGTGTCCAAGTATAAGGGTACAGGGGAATTCCTGTTCATGAAACTTGATGGTAAGTTTCACTGGAAATTCTGCTTCAAACCATCACTAGTCAAGAGAACAATCATAGTACTACTATGAGTACTAATACTCATGGTTTATTCAACCTTTAGGGTTTACTCAATCAGTCTATCTACCTTTAACCATGACAACAAGTACCACTGACCATTTAACATCGTAAAAACACCCcaggtcccccccccccccctttcaccccagcttttattttccttacttGATCTGAGTTCCAACAAGTgtcttcatttttatcaaacaTGTATTTCTTTCCATACTGGTTAGAATCACGGTTCAAGACAGAACTGActcttgaaaaaggaaaattgataaAGATTTATTAGAGAATGCAGCCCAGTGTTGTAACAACATAGCTGCTTTACATGTAGCATCCAGTTGAGGCGTTGGAGCATAGTCATTTGctgttttcaaaagttttgaatttggaGAGTGTAGGAATCGAAACGAAACAAATTTATGCTTGTtgagaggaaaatttttctAGACCAAGTCAGTATCTGGCCAACTGCGCATTTGTCCCTCCCCTAGCTcaacattaaccttaagttgttatcagttgacAGTTGTTTAATTAGGAGAGAGGTAGGTGCATAGTTGTTCAGGTACTGACATTAATACATTTTTCTCCTATTTTTGGCGAAACCAGGCCTACAGCGACTTCAGCCTGCATCTTCCATGCACGAGAAAGAAACGATCCGAAAGCGTAATTGGTAAAATTAGCATATGATAGAAATCGTACAATCAAATATTATCATACATCATGAAAGGACAACACATCAAACTACGCGTTTCACAGCTCACCTCACTTTGGTTTTTTCTGTCAATAAGGAGACCGATTCACCCGCCATGTTTTGATTTGAGAGCACATTCTGAGGATCTCTACACCACAGAGATAAGGCTGTAGATGATAAACTGCTGACCGATTGAATCGACAAAGAGGGAAAATGGCGGACATGGCAGATGatcttcaaaggaaaatgtaGCTCCTTCATTTGAAGACAGAAATCTAATAATATCTTAGGTTTTGTATAGCGTATTAGCGCTATAGAGGGCCTGAGACGTTTTTACCTTGTTCTTCATTAGTATAATAGAATTGTTAGTTCTACTAAACAGCGATCAAAATTTGTCCTAATGTCAGTGAACTACGCAGCTGGACTTTCTTATTATCCCCACAAAGGAAAATGTGGACAGCCTGAGGTaaagaaaaccattttacaATGCTACATTTAGAGatcaaagcaagaaaaaaataattgatctaATACAATTGTCATGATCAATCCTGCAGCTTTTCGACTCTCCCGAACAGCTAGAAATCAAGATGGCGGAGTTCACAAAGCTTTTTCGTGAAGCTAAACACATTGTATTTCACACGGGAGCTGGTGTGAGCACATCAGCAGGAATTCCAGACTTTAGAGGACCGAAAGGTGTTTGGACCttggaagaaaaaggaaaagctcCACAAATGGAGACTACGTTTGATGATGCCAAGCCGTCTATTACACACATGGCTTTGGTTAGACTAGTAGAGGAAAATTTTGTTCAGTATATTATCAGTCAAAATGTGGATGGTTTGCACATTAAGTCAGGACTAGCCAGGTAACTCATTTTTCCATGACAAGTTAAAATTGAACGAGAtaattcaaaaaaattgaaaaaaggtcAGACTGGAAAACACTGAGCATTGTCAAAATTTCAGCACTGAGATGCATGCACGGGAAAAACGAAATCCTCAATGAATGGCAAAAGTATTGCCAtgcttgacaatttttttaattttttctataTCTCTCATTTATCTGCCCCTCTACCCCATCTGAGTGTTACCTGCTGCTTGTGTTGGTGGAACAAAATGCTAACCACCATGCAACATTGTTTGGAGGGAGATAGGGGAATTTTAGGAAACTTATTAAGCATGAATTATAAGATTCTGTTTATTATTCTAAGTGAAGGTTTGTGAACCACCTACTATGGGAAGTGTGGTGACTACTTTTGCCACTCATGGTAGGTGAATGATTTAATAAGTAATTGATAAGCTCTATCTGTAGTATACAGGTTACCACTTATTTCAAGTCTATTACTGTTCTGTTATCAGGTCACACCTTTCAGAGCTCCATGGTAACATGTTTATAGAGAAGTGTGACAGATGTGAAACTGAGTACATTCGCAAAAATGCAGTTACTACTGTAGGATTGAAGAAGACTGGAAGAGTGTGTGTGAAAAAAGGAGTCAGAGGAAACTGCAGGTGTAGtagtttgttttgtcttaaGGATTTGACAACTCCAAAGAACCTCCACCAATTATCTTTTAGATGACAGAAGATCTTTAACAAATTGTTAAAACCCTTCACAtctttacatcagtatgcaagaTCTCCAGTGTTCTCCATACATAAGCTATgaacttacaaggagaattttcataACAATCAAGAGTGCCTTGAGttcttgatcatttcctttattctcataaccttaatgtttgactcaagggtGGTActtttgggagaaattagatgcttttCACTgttagaggttaaagggttaaagcactTGTTACAGGCCAAAGCAAAGTAGAAATGGTGTTAGTTTGGAGTATAGAAGAAGACATCACTGAGATTTCTTGTTCCACTGAAAAGTTAGTGATAGATTCTTACCTTTTTGCAAATGTTAAGGAAACAGAAAAGAAGAACCTTgcataatttttaatgaatatggGAATTTGAAAGTTGTGTTTGATGACAGGTTTTTATTTCCATAAAGTTTTATTTACACTTTTAGATACCCAGGACATCGTGCACAGGCAACTCTTGCTGAAGTTCAGAATCTCTGAACTGTAGGCtctttttcaagtttcattTGGAGTGATTTTTTACTTTATCCTTCCTTTAGTGTTCAAAAcctttgttcttttatttttggccTCTGGTGGTGTATAGCTGTGTACGCATAACTTCACTTTCCTTTAGCACTGCtggaacaaaaagaaatgtttgcttgttttgatttGATAGGGGTAAACTACGAGATACAATCCTTGACTGGGAAGATTCTTTGCCCTATAAAGATCTTGTTATGGCTGAACATCACTCAAGGTAAAACCATACTCAGCCCAATataaatgatttcaaatttaccaAAAAGTTGCCATAAAAATACTGCAATAGTGTTTGTTTCATCAGTTGTGGGTTTTTGGTTCACTGTTATCAAACATCTTTATTGACGACTTTACTGCCAGACAATAAGAACTGCGTTCGTATCCTAAAAAGAAGTTACATATTTGTTATGAAATGCTCAGATAATAAAGTATACGAAACGATTTGATATTTACCCAGTGAGTCGGCTAGGTCCACAAATGACTTACATTAGTATTATGACATCACTATAACGTATCTCATTAGCGGATAAATTAACTTAATGATCCATTAAAGAATTTCTCGGCGAAACAGtgttcatgttaattttttcctgtataGAGGTCCATTGAGTCAcatgatgtttttgttttgttgaaattttatgCACAGTATTCATTCAAACTCTATAAGTTGTTCAACACTCGTGATGTACATCACACTCTGATGAGGTGCTATTTTTGCTCATCATCAgctagttttaaaaattttcctaaatttattttaaaatgataatcacTACTACcataatcattttatttctccCCTCCCTGTCTGCCCTAAAAAAATTAGGGTGGACAAGTGAATGATGAGGACATTGTGATGCCAACTTCTGCCCCATAATAAGATGCCTTAGTAAATGTTCTGAGTATTAATTGCTTTACCATATAGAGACAAAACTAGGCAGTGGAGTTAAAATAGTTTTGTGTTCATTTCAGGCAAGCTGATTTAGCAATTTGCCTTGGAACTTCCCTTCAAATCCAGCCAAGTGGTAACTTGCCTCTCTTCACAGTCAGAAATAGTGGAAAGCTTGTTATTGTAAATCTTCAAAAAACAAGACATGTAAGCTTTATTGGTGTGATATGGGTTACTCAGCaggaaaatgtattttactgGTGTCTTGCAAAGTATTTTTGATTAGAGATTTGTACTTTGTGATGACCAAGTTCCATGTAATTCCATCAGGAGCTCCCTCTCAGAGAAAATGAGAGCATTTGATTTTGGGGgcatttattcattttgttgaATAACAGTTTGGAAAAACTTGTCAACCTTTTTGGACTGCAGAGTGAGTGACATCTATATGACATTTGAAAACCTTCTTTCGGTTATGAATGAGTTTCTCTGATGCAACAAATACTTAACTTGATCAtggaaaacactgaaaaatttttccctCTTATTTGAGGTACAATTTATGAAACCTTGCCTAGGGAAAGATCtcttttataaagaaaaataacaagttGGGTTGGCTGGGTTTAACACATACATCTGTACATGACAAACAGAGAGTACAACCAACATGTGACCTTTTTGTGCAGTAGTTTGTTATTACTCTTTGTTCCACAAAACCCCCAAAACAGTATTGGCATGTGTAACAGCACATGGcatgtgaaaaaaaatgtaaggtAGAGGTTAGTTATAGAGAAGgaagattttgatttttatatacTCAATAAATGAGCACAGTGGTGAATAAGAGATGTTCTTTTCCATCAGGATAAAAAAGCTACCTTGGTCATTAATCATTATGTTGACGGTGTAATGAAGGAACTTATGGACAGACTGGGAATCTCAATCCCTTCTTTCACTGGGAAGCCATGGTGGACTGACTCTGATAGTGAAACAGAATATCCTgctaaaaaagaggaaatggaGGAATATGAGGAAAAACATGAACTGAGTCATGAAACTTGTGAGGAGTTACCAGTAAAGAGGTTAAAACAAGACTTTGAAAAGGACCCTCATGACAACAATGATCCctaatttgtttttacttgTCAAAATGAATCATATACATCTTCTTGGTAGAGCTAACCtcattttgaaacctttttctttgtcaaagcaaaacaattttGTGGTGGTTAAGTTTTGGGTTGTACCCTTTCATGACTGAAAATGGTAGAGATTTAATTTTTAGTTGTGAGTCAACTGAACTGTGACTAGGAACCCATTTCTTGAGAGTCCTGGTAACTAAAGGGGCCTGAATGGAAATTTAAATAGAGAGGCAGGTTCTCACATTCCAACCACTCCATTTTGTTGCTTTAGCTGATAGACTCCTTGTAACTATTGAAACccccatcttgaatgaaaacagaacagatTTGCAAGCCTGTTAAGTTACCTGGACCATTGAGAAACAGGCCTCAAGCTCATGTTGACTGCTGCATACTATTGTTTTCCTATAACATTGGCCCTTTACCAGAATATTCATTGCTTTCATAACTTCTTGAGAGCCCACAGGATATACTGAATACATCATGGAGGGTTTTAAGGtattcatttcaatttgatGCATTCTTTAGTGAACCTTCAACCAATCCTAAAATTGGCCATGAAAACTATGTGGCATGTAGAGTACACAATGGAACAGGAAGCCAAGAGGTTTTAACCCAAAGAGAAGCCTTTTCACAATTCAGTCTATATCAACTTGGTCTTCCCATTTggtagaaaaataaatcaagctACTAAGAGGGAATATATTCttactttttaactttaaacagTTTAAAGACTGGTAGTCCTTGAAATCTTTTCACgttttttatattatttctacttttaatttatttaacttacatagtTATTGAAAAGAGCTCACTCTTTATATCTAAAATACAGGTAAGAATATTTATGTTGTGTTGAAGAGCAgcacaaaataaagaaattgaatgGTGCCAACAAAGTGGTCCTAGTATGTGAAAGTTCCttggaataaaggaaaatgttgcAGCATTCTGATAGTTTAAGTGCATTTATAATGGTAATGGGACTGAGTGGATTCCAAtccagtctgtaatcatacaagtgattgacaaaatcaaGTGACAATGAAGTGGGAGTTTGATTCATTAATCctaagtatgattacagacagaattagacaacacaaagtcctgttaccaatgaatcaaaactgcgacaaaatctgagaaagaaagaaactagactTTGCTTATacgttttataaaaaaaaaacagtaacttaGCAAAATACAAGACAACAAGGCACACACAACACATTCTGTctacttacacaggcatgacatcttaactgtccaattacaagcatgatgcatacactgtcctatttaacaaatagattccaagttgctgtgcatctgttcagtaatagatcacagatgacgtcaaaatgcggtaagaacaaaaaagtggcacacaaggcgcagcCAAGTgggtcactgatgttcttaccacaatCAAGGGGAAAATTACACCACACCTAGGATAGGACTGTGCAGTTTGCAAATGACCAAGCCCAGTATTGTAGACATAAATACAAGAGAGGAACAGCACAGTTCAAACactttattctaatttttcaattgTTAACTGTAAATTTCAGAATTTAATGTTACACTGTTTCAGCCTCCTCATTAGGCTTTCAAAGTCTGAAGAATGAAGAAGTGCGAGGGACTATGGAAAGGAGA is a window encoding:
- the LOC131786608 gene encoding nuclear receptor 2C2-associated protein, translating into MAGESVSLLTEKTKVRVSSVLNRDSNQYGKKYMFDKNEDTCWNSDQGSPQFVILEFPEEVCVKEIQIQFQGGFVGKECCLEGGTSSSSLTPFFEFYPDDFNTLQTFPVTISRRMKVLKILFSSSTDLFGRITIYKLDVLGC
- the LOC131786621 gene encoding NAD-dependent protein deacylase sirtuin-6, which encodes MSVNYAAGLSYYPHKGKCGQPELFDSPEQLEIKMAEFTKLFREAKHIVFHTGAGVSTSAGIPDFRGPKGVWTLEEKGKAPQMETTFDDAKPSITHMALVRLVEENFVQYIISQNVDGLHIKSGLARSHLSELHGNMFIEKCDRCETEYIRKNAVTTVGLKKTGRVCVKKGVRGNCRGKLRDTILDWEDSLPYKDLVMAEHHSRQADLAICLGTSLQIQPSGNLPLFTVRNSGKLVIVNLQKTRHDKKATLVINHYVDGVMKELMDRLGISIPSFTGKPWWTDSDSETEYPAKKEEMEEYEEKHELSHETCEELPVKRLKQDFEKDPHDNNDP